A window of the Aquarana catesbeiana isolate 2022-GZ linkage group LG05, ASM4218655v1, whole genome shotgun sequence genome harbors these coding sequences:
- the LOC141145610 gene encoding E3 ubiquitin-protein ligase TRIM39-like isoform X1, giving the protein MASADLRQELDCSICLNIYTDPVNLRCGHNFCRVCIDCVLDTQERSGGYSCPECREEFQDRPLLHRNITLRNIVETFRSTQPDQKETGIFCTYCIHSPVPAVKSCLMCEASLCNDHLRVHSKSPEHVLMEPTTVMENRKCSIHKKILEYYCTEDSACICVSCRLDGDHQGHKVETLDEAFQKLKQKMRNVLQKLITNKEETEKRVQSLQEHKRKVVEKAAGITEEVLALFGDFRRQLEDLENKVLSEIYRQEERLSLSLSDLIHQLEIKKKDLSRKMEDIEELCNMTDPLTVLQESDTGDLCDTEEVDNEDIERHDRLLHDGEDLDVAGISNTLHTGLSDMIKGVNVSFYIQEDILLDVNTAHNNLHISDDMKTVSRSDIKQNRPETPERFRDYFQVLSSQRFSSGQHLWEVDISLSKRWAVGMCYPSIERKGDQSVIEFNNKTWSFRNINDQCSAMHNKKETRLDDKISSNRVRIYVDYEAGQLSFYDLCDPIRHLHTFTTTFTEPLHAALAVGEGCIKIYGGNKEM; this is encoded by the coding sequence atggcgtctgctgatctgagaCAGGAGCTGGACtgttccatctgtctgaacatttacacagatcctgtaaacctgagatgtgggcacaacttctgccgggtctgtattgattgtgtgttggatacacaggagagatctggaggttattcctgtcctgagtgcagagaagagttccaggatcggcctttactgcacaggaacataacactgCGTAACATCGTGGAGACTTTCCGGTCTACTCAGCCAGATCAGAAGGAGACTGGAATCTTCTGTACCTACTGTAttcactctcctgtacctgctgttaaatCCTGTCTGATGTGTGAAGCTTCTTTATGTAATgatcacctgagagtccacagcaagtcaccagaacatgTTCTGATGGAGCCCACCACTGTCATGGAGAACAGAAAATGCTccatccataagaagatcctggaatattactgcactgaggactctgcctgtatctgtgtgtcctgcaggcTGGATGGAGATCACCAGGGACACAaggtggagactctggatgaggcctTCCAAAAGCTGAAACAGAAAATGAGAAATGTTCTGCAAAAGCTGATCACAAATAAAGAGGAAACtgagaaaagagtccagagtctgcaggaacacaagAGGAAAGTAGTAGAAAAGGCAGctggcattacagaggaggtcttggccCTGTTTGGAGACTTTAGAAGAcagctggaagacctggagaacaaGGTTCTGAGTGAGATCTACAGGCAGGAAGAGCGGCTCTCCCTCTCATTGTCTGATCTGATCCATCAGCTGGAAATAAAGAAGAAGGATCTGTCCAGGAAGATggaggacattgaggagctgtgtaacatgactgacccactgactgtcctacaggaatcagacacaggggacttgtgtgatactgaggaggtAGATAATGAGGACATAGAGAGGCATGAtagactcctccatgatggagaggATCTGGATGTGGCTGGGATCTCAAACACATTACACACAGGGTTATCTGATATGATAAAAGGGGTAAATGTATCCTTCTATATACAGgaagacatattactggatgtgaacacagctcataataatctacatatatcagatgatatgaaaactgtatccaggtcagatataaagcagaatcgtccagaaacaccGGAGAGATTTCGGGATTATTTTCAGGTATTAAGCAGTCAGAGGTTCTCCTCAGGACAACATTTATGGGAAGTGGATATCAGTCTATCAAAGCGCTGGGCAGTTGGCATGTGTTATCCCAGTATAGAGAGGAAAGGAGACCAGTCTGTTATTGAATTCAATAACAAGACTTGGAGTTTCCGCAACATAAATGATCAATGTTCAGCAATGCATAACAAAAAAGAGACCCGATTAGATGATAaaatctccagtaacagagtcaggatctatgtggattatgaggccggccagctgtccttttatgatctgtgtgacccgatccgacacctccacaccttcaccaccaccttcactgagcccctccatgctgcattAGCTGTAGGGGAAGGTTGTATAAAAATATATGGGGGGAATAAGGAGATGTAG